In Hippoglossus stenolepis isolate QCI-W04-F060 chromosome 5, HSTE1.2, whole genome shotgun sequence, one genomic interval encodes:
- the avpr1aa gene encoding arginine vasopressin receptor 1Aa yields MEMPGNITLHPNGSDPFARNEELAQIEIMVLSITFVVAVIGNVSVLLAMYNTKKKMSRMHLFIKHLTLADLVVAFFQVLPQLCWDLTYRFYGPDYLCRIVKHLQVTGMFASTYMMVMMTLDRYIAICHPLKTLQQPTQRSYIMIVSTWMCSLVFSTPQYFIFSLSEIKNGSTVKDCWANFIEPWGARAYITWITGGIFLVPVVILVMCYGFICHSIWKNIKYKKRKTMPGAASKNGLIGKNSVSSVTTISRAKLRTVKMTFVIVLAYIICWAPFFTVQMWSVWDENFQYADSENTAVTISALLASLNSCCNPWIYMIFSGHLLQDFMNCFSWCRRANADFKKEDSDSSIRRTTLLTKMTNRSPTGSTGNWRDLDNSPKTSIQME; encoded by the exons ATGGAGATGCCTGGAAACATCACCCTCCACCCGAACGGCTCCGATCCGTTTGCGAGGAACGAGGAGCTGGCCCAGATCGAGATCATGGTGCTGAGCATCACCTTCGTGGTCGCCGTGATCGGAAACGTGAGCGTCCTGCTGGCGATGTACAACACCAAGAAGAAGATGTCGCGCATGCACCTCTTCATCAAACACCTGACCCTGGCTGACCTGGTGGTCGCCTTCTTCCAGGTGCTGCCGCAGCTCTGCTGGGATCTCACGTACCGCTTCTATGGTCCGGACTACCTCTGCAGGATCGTGAAGCACCTCCAGGTGACGGGGATGTTTGCCTCCACCTacatgatggtgatgatgaccCTTGACCGCTACATCGCCATCTGCCACCCGCTGAAAACCCTCCAGCAGCCCACTCAGCGCTCCTACATCATGATCGTCTCCACGTGGATGTGCAGCCTGGTGTTCAGCACGCCGCAGTACTTCATCTTCTCCCTGAGCGAGATCAAGAACGGCTCGACGGTCAAGGACTGCTGGGCGAACTTCATCGAGCCCTGGGGCGCCAGGGCGTACATCACCTGGATCACCGGCGGGATCTTCCTGGTGCCCGTGGTCATTCTTGTGATGTGCTACGGCTTCATCTGCCACAGCATATGGAAAAATATCAAATACAAGAAAAGGAAAACGATGCCTGGCGCTGCGAGTAAGAACGGCCTGATTGGGAAGAATTCAGTCAGCAGCGTCACGACCATATCGAGAGCCAAGCTGCGGACTGTTAAGATGACTTTTGTGATAGTTTTGGCTTACATCATTTGCTGGGCGCCGTTTTTCACCGTGCAGATGTGGTCTGTGTGGGACGAAAACTTCCAGTATGCTG ATTCTGAGAACACAGCGGTGACTATTTCTGCGCTCCTTGCCAGTCTCAACAGCTGCTGCAACCCGTGGATATACATGATCTTCAGCGGCCACCTCCTGCAGGATTTCATGAACTGCTTCTCCTGGTGCCGCAGAGCAAACGCAGACTTCAAGAAGGAGGACTCGGACAGCAGCATCCGCAGGACGACACTGCTGACTAAGATGACCAACCGCAGCCCCACGGGCAGCACTGGCAACTGGAGAGATCTGGACAACTCTCCCAAGACCTCCATTCAGATGGAGTAA